A stretch of Sinimarinibacterium sp. NLF-5-8 DNA encodes these proteins:
- a CDS encoding iron-containing alcohol dehydrogenase yields MIPFSLKVFCLRVFMWALKLVTRILPVRQPDLFVGEGAALKLVDHFARSGVKRLLLVTDAMLIKLGLLDAIQARLAFHQIQVTVYDGIEPDPSIEQIEAGLTLLQSHDCTAILAVGGGSSMDAAKVIAARATNPHKIRWMAGKLRVLFKPLPLYVIPTTSGTGSEVTIAAVVSDPANTRKFAIMDPALVPQGAALDPRLTQGLPPAITAATGMDALTHAIEAYISHNHLPETDFYALEAVRLISEFLPRVMDNGADLHAREQMALASYKAGAAFTKAGVGYVHAIAHNFGARYHIPHGLANAIVLPHVLEFSKPACLKRLADLARVSGLARETLRDDELADAFIAHIRALNQRFGIPAKVESLKAADIPLIAQAAIAEARWTYAVPRYLTPAQCEALIAQMLPAAS; encoded by the coding sequence ATGATTCCCTTTTCACTCAAAGTGTTCTGCCTGCGCGTATTCATGTGGGCGCTCAAGCTCGTGACCCGGATTCTGCCGGTGCGCCAGCCCGATCTGTTCGTCGGCGAAGGCGCCGCGCTGAAGCTGGTGGATCACTTTGCGCGCAGCGGGGTCAAACGCCTGCTGCTGGTCACCGACGCCATGCTGATCAAGCTGGGATTGCTCGATGCAATCCAGGCACGGCTGGCATTCCACCAGATCCAGGTCACTGTTTACGACGGCATCGAGCCCGACCCCAGCATCGAACAGATCGAAGCCGGGCTGACGCTGCTGCAAAGCCATGATTGCACGGCGATCCTGGCCGTCGGCGGCGGCTCGTCGATGGACGCCGCCAAGGTCATCGCCGCGCGCGCCACCAATCCGCACAAGATCCGCTGGATGGCCGGCAAATTGCGGGTACTGTTCAAGCCGCTGCCGCTGTATGTCATCCCCACCACCTCCGGCACCGGCTCCGAGGTGACCATCGCCGCCGTGGTCTCCGATCCGGCCAACACGCGTAAATTTGCCATCATGGACCCGGCTCTGGTGCCACAGGGCGCCGCCCTCGATCCACGGCTGACCCAGGGTCTGCCCCCCGCCATTACCGCCGCCACCGGCATGGATGCCCTGACCCATGCCATCGAAGCCTACATCTCGCATAACCATCTGCCGGAAACCGACTTTTATGCACTCGAAGCCGTGCGCCTGATCAGTGAATTCCTGCCGCGCGTGATGGACAACGGCGCCGACCTGCACGCGCGTGAACAAATGGCACTGGCTTCATACAAGGCGGGGGCCGCCTTCACCAAAGCCGGCGTGGGGTACGTCCACGCCATTGCCCACAACTTTGGCGCGCGCTACCACATCCCCCACGGACTGGCCAACGCCATCGTGCTGCCGCATGTACTGGAGTTTTCCAAACCGGCCTGCCTCAAGCGCCTGGCCGATCTGGCGCGCGTCAGCGGCCTGGCCCGCGAAACCCTGCGCGACGATGAACTCGCCGATGCCTTCATCGCCCACATCCGCGCACTGAACCAGCGCTTTGGCATCCCCGCCAAGGTTGAATCGCTCAAAGCCGCCGACATCCCTCTGATCGCCCAGGCGGCGATTGCAGAAGCGCGCTGGACTTACGCCGTTCCGCGCTACCTCACCCCTGCGCAATGCGAGGCGCTGATCGCCCAGATGCTGCCTGCCGCCTCCTAA
- a CDS encoding crotonase/enoyl-CoA hydratase family protein: MAYETLLWTVSDDGILTLTLNRPDQLNAFTVTMANELVDAFNRASADTRVRAVVVTGAGRAFCAGMDLSVPGNVFGLDESQKPTLDDMQQRLDDPAIHNGVRDTGGRVTLAIYNCTKPVIAAINGAAVGIGATMTLAMDIRLASEKARIGFVFGKIAVTPEACSTWFLPRIVGISQALDWFYSADILSAEDARAGGLVKAVYAPDQLLEEAYKLARRYTHNRSAVAVAMTRQMLYRNAAQPHPREAHRVDSLSMFYTSIGDGKEGVRAFLEKRDPQYRARVPDDLPPFCQGWIE; encoded by the coding sequence ATGGCCTATGAAACCCTGCTGTGGACGGTGTCGGACGACGGCATTCTGACGCTCACGCTCAACCGTCCTGACCAGCTCAACGCCTTTACCGTGACCATGGCCAACGAGCTGGTGGATGCGTTTAATCGCGCCAGTGCCGATACCCGCGTGCGCGCGGTGGTGGTGACGGGCGCCGGGCGCGCGTTTTGCGCCGGCATGGATTTGAGCGTGCCGGGCAATGTGTTTGGTCTGGATGAAAGCCAAAAACCGACGCTGGATGACATGCAGCAGCGGCTGGACGATCCGGCGATTCACAACGGCGTGCGCGATACCGGTGGCCGCGTCACGCTGGCGATTTACAACTGCACCAAGCCGGTGATTGCCGCCATCAACGGCGCCGCCGTTGGCATTGGCGCGACGATGACGCTGGCGATGGACATTCGCCTGGCCTCCGAAAAAGCCCGGATCGGCTTTGTCTTTGGCAAAATCGCCGTCACCCCGGAGGCCTGCTCCACCTGGTTTTTGCCGCGCATCGTCGGCATCAGTCAGGCGCTGGACTGGTTCTACAGCGCCGACATCTTGAGCGCCGAAGACGCGCGCGCGGGCGGGCTGGTCAAAGCCGTTTACGCCCCTGATCAATTGCTGGAAGAAGCCTACAAACTCGCGCGCCGCTACACCCACAACCGCTCCGCCGTGGCCGTGGCGATGACCCGACAAATGCTCTACCGCAACGCCGCGCAGCCGCATCCGCGTGAAGCGCATCGGGTGGATTCGCTGTCGATGTTCTACACCAGCATTGGCGATGGCAAAGAAGGCGTGCGCGCGTTTTTGGAAAAACGCGACCCGCAATACCGCGCGCGCGTGCCGGACGATCTGCCGCCGTTCTGCCAGGGCTGGATCGAGTAA
- a CDS encoding DUF2868 domain-containing protein → MAASSARAPLARLWRVLVCLHEERQGHPDHDPEADAAAIAQGGDLLARAQTRALHLSSAESGLAQLAIGMRSIKLALLALLMLAALSGMAASASALSARDPANLPWLLLILIGSNLAMLLVWLLLLTQRARLTALGAILQPWLAPAWRWLQRHNPQAAQKPAVPLQSALPLLLSGARARWLWACLSHALWLAFALGAALCLLVLLSAQHHELSWRTTLLTPSQLQNLADALSLLPAAVGMTPLSVEASGSAADQHWARWLIVCVLLYGAAPRALALTVCLWLLYRACRPLSRDAQRPGYARLRARLFPSALIGAIVDPGVPLTDSTAASTATPIETLTALTPGHYLGLALDMPSDPGAPQLDGIHWQWLGAIDSAEARARALQAAADNGDPRQAIAVIVNATHTPDRGIERFVAAIVARARAPVHLLLDQLQPLQQRGAARAQQRLSDWRDLAQRAGARLVALP, encoded by the coding sequence ATGGCAGCTTCTTCGGCGCGCGCGCCGCTGGCGCGGCTATGGCGGGTTCTGGTGTGTCTGCATGAAGAACGCCAGGGTCACCCCGACCACGACCCTGAAGCTGACGCCGCTGCAATTGCCCAAGGCGGCGATCTGCTGGCGCGCGCGCAAACCCGTGCCCTGCATCTGAGCAGTGCCGAGTCGGGACTGGCACAGCTGGCCATCGGCATGCGCAGCATCAAGCTGGCGCTGCTGGCACTGCTGATGCTTGCCGCCCTCTCCGGCATGGCCGCCAGTGCCAGCGCGCTCTCGGCTCGCGATCCGGCCAATCTGCCGTGGTTGCTGCTGATCCTGATCGGCAGCAACCTCGCCATGCTGCTGGTCTGGCTGCTGTTGCTGACCCAGCGCGCGCGGCTGACGGCACTCGGTGCGATCTTGCAGCCGTGGCTGGCACCGGCCTGGCGCTGGTTGCAGCGTCACAATCCGCAAGCCGCCCAGAAACCTGCGGTGCCATTGCAAAGCGCCCTGCCGCTGCTGCTCAGCGGCGCGCGCGCGCGCTGGCTGTGGGCTTGTCTGTCTCACGCCCTGTGGCTGGCATTTGCCCTGGGTGCGGCGCTGTGCCTGCTGGTGCTGCTCAGCGCCCAGCATCACGAGCTGAGCTGGCGCACAACCTTGCTGACCCCGTCTCAACTGCAAAACCTCGCGGATGCTCTGTCGCTGCTGCCGGCTGCAGTGGGCATGACCCCACTGTCGGTCGAGGCCAGCGGCAGCGCCGCCGATCAACATTGGGCGCGCTGGCTGATCGTCTGTGTCTTGCTGTATGGCGCCGCGCCGCGCGCACTGGCGCTGACGGTCTGCCTGTGGCTGCTGTATCGCGCCTGCCGTCCCTTGAGCCGCGACGCCCAGCGACCTGGCTACGCACGCTTGCGCGCGCGGCTGTTTCCCAGCGCCCTGATCGGCGCCATCGTTGATCCCGGCGTGCCCCTGACCGACAGCACCGCCGCCAGCACAGCCACCCCCATCGAAACCTTGACCGCCCTGACGCCAGGCCACTACCTCGGTCTGGCGCTGGACATGCCCAGCGACCCCGGCGCCCCGCAGCTCGACGGCATCCATTGGCAATGGCTGGGCGCCATCGACAGCGCAGAGGCGCGCGCGCGCGCACTGCAGGCCGCTGCCGACAATGGCGACCCACGCCAGGCCATCGCCGTGATCGTCAACGCCACGCACACGCCCGACCGTGGCATTGAGCGCTTTGTTGCCGCAATCGTCGCCCGCGCGCGCGCGCCGGTTCATCTGCTGCTCGATCAGCTACAGCCGCTGCAACAACGCGGTGCGGCGCGCGCGCAGCAGCGGCTCAGCGACTGGCGCGATCTGGCACAGCGCGCCGGTGCCCGACTGGTGGCGCTGCCATGA
- a CDS encoding YcgL domain-containing protein codes for MTPCLIYRCSKQDEMYLYLREDLDPDEHLPDALRARTGRLTQVMRLELHPERRLARADVARVIEQLQAQGWYLQMPPQGQVQAYLNDQW; via the coding sequence ATGACGCCCTGCCTGATTTACCGTTGCAGCAAACAAGACGAGATGTATCTGTATCTGCGCGAAGATTTAGACCCCGACGAGCACCTCCCCGACGCCCTGCGCGCGCGCACCGGTCGCCTGACGCAAGTGATGCGGCTCGAACTCCACCCCGAACGCCGCCTCGCGCGCGCAGACGTGGCGCGCGTGATCGAACAACTACAAGCGCAAGGCTGGTACCTGCAAATGCCGCCCCAGGGGCAGGTACAGGCTTATTTGAATGATCAGTGGTAG
- a CDS encoding aminotransferase class V-fold PLP-dependent enzyme, with amino-acid sequence MNTALDLAFARAQFPAFEQPTLRDQAFFENAGGSFACRPVINRLTEYYQRLKVQPYYPYPAAQEAGEWMDASHERLAEYLGVDSDAIHFGPSTSQNTYVLAQALRAQLKADDEIIISGQEHQANRGAWQRLAEFGVVIREWPIDPVSGLLDSNALDALLNERTRAVAITHSSNIIGAINPIAAITAKVRAAGALSIVDGVAATPHALPDVRALGADIYLFSLYKTFGPHQGLMVIAPALLNQLANQGHVFNADQPRKRLIPAGPDHAQVAAARGIAEYFDALDAHHGGGDPSQRAQRVRALLSHAEHTAIATLQDYFLQHPKLRLIGPTDTAQRAGLFSVVPQNAEPLSLVPKLARHGVLAGAGHFYAVSVLQALGIDPARGVLRFSLAHYTSAADVDRLITALDTVLTP; translated from the coding sequence ATGAACACGGCTCTTGATCTTGCTTTTGCGCGCGCGCAATTTCCCGCTTTTGAGCAACCCACGCTCCGCGATCAGGCTTTTTTTGAAAACGCCGGCGGCTCTTTTGCCTGTCGCCCGGTGATTAACCGGCTCACCGAGTACTACCAGCGGCTCAAAGTACAGCCTTACTACCCCTACCCCGCCGCGCAGGAAGCCGGGGAGTGGATGGACGCCAGCCATGAGCGTTTGGCCGAGTATCTGGGCGTGGACAGCGATGCCATTCACTTTGGCCCGTCCACCTCACAAAACACCTACGTTTTGGCGCAAGCCCTGCGCGCGCAGCTCAAGGCCGACGATGAAATCATCATCAGCGGTCAGGAGCACCAGGCCAACCGGGGTGCCTGGCAGCGGCTGGCCGAGTTTGGTGTGGTGATTCGTGAATGGCCGATTGATCCGGTCAGCGGCCTGCTGGATTCGAACGCGCTGGATGCTTTGCTCAACGAGCGCACGCGCGCGGTCGCCATTACCCACAGCTCCAACATCATCGGCGCGATCAACCCGATTGCCGCCATCACCGCCAAGGTGCGCGCGGCGGGCGCTTTGAGCATTGTCGATGGCGTTGCCGCCACCCCCCACGCACTGCCGGACGTGCGCGCGCTCGGCGCCGATATTTATCTGTTTTCGCTCTACAAAACCTTTGGCCCGCATCAAGGGCTGATGGTGATCGCACCTGCGCTGCTCAATCAGCTCGCCAATCAAGGCCATGTATTCAATGCCGATCAGCCGCGCAAGCGCCTGATTCCCGCCGGCCCGGATCACGCCCAGGTCGCCGCCGCGCGCGGCATTGCCGAATACTTTGACGCACTCGATGCCCACCACGGCGGCGGCGACCCCAGCCAGCGCGCCCAGCGCGTGCGCGCGCTGCTCAGCCACGCCGAACACACCGCCATTGCCACGCTGCAAGATTACTTTTTGCAGCACCCAAAACTGCGCCTGATCGGCCCCACCGACACCGCCCAGCGCGCCGGCCTTTTCAGCGTGGTGCCGCAAAACGCCGAACCCCTCAGCCTTGTCCCCAAGCTCGCCCGGCATGGCGTCCTCGCCGGTGCGGGCCATTTCTACGCCGTGTCCGTACTCCAAGCACTCGGCATTGACCCCGCGCGCGGCGTGCTGCGTTTTTCACTGGCGCACTACACCAGCGCCGCCGACGTCGATCGGCTCATCACCGCCTTAGACACCGTACTCACCCCATGA
- a CDS encoding GTPase/DUF3482 domain-containing protein gives MNTAAVAIAVVGHTNTGKTSLLRTLTRDAHFGEVADRPSTTRDVRAVHLLAEGQKQVTLFDTPGLEDALGLALLMTQHHAGARDPQAAIEAFLQGDHGGGQFEQEAKVLRQMLVSDAALYVIDAREPMLAKHREELRLLAACGKPLLPLLNFVAPVNGVASAYLQDWKQQCARLGLHIMVAFDTVVYDSAAEQQLFSKLSLLLESQRPHFTALMRSRLQERRELTDAACACIADLLIDAAALQRRSLVEASDNAANKAVVDQLRDAVRAAEQRCVTDLLALFRFELGTHHPPELPLQHGRWAQDMFDPEALKLLGIDAGSMAVKGALAGLTIDAALGGASLGTGALIGAGLGTLWSAAQRWSKPLIDQWRGYQTYSLQDTTLALIANRQIQLLAALLRRGHASLQVLRTQDQQGWPSDAVKTATARFASVAQWSRLNGDADYQSPPASLRQALIDALRDALPVHAAPPEP, from the coding sequence ATGAATACCGCTGCTGTGGCCATTGCCGTGGTCGGGCACACCAATACCGGCAAAACCTCGCTGCTGCGGACGCTGACCCGCGACGCTCATTTCGGCGAGGTGGCCGATCGCCCGTCCACCACCCGCGACGTGCGCGCGGTGCATCTGCTTGCCGAAGGGCAAAAGCAAGTGACGCTGTTTGATACGCCGGGGCTGGAAGACGCGCTGGGGCTGGCGCTGCTGATGACGCAGCACCATGCCGGGGCGCGCGATCCGCAAGCGGCGATCGAGGCGTTTTTGCAGGGCGACCACGGCGGCGGCCAGTTTGAACAGGAAGCCAAGGTTCTGCGGCAAATGCTGGTCAGCGACGCGGCGCTCTACGTCATCGACGCGCGCGAGCCGATGCTGGCCAAGCACCGCGAAGAATTGCGTCTGCTGGCCGCTTGCGGCAAGCCGCTGCTGCCGCTGCTCAACTTTGTGGCGCCGGTCAACGGGGTTGCATCGGCGTACTTGCAGGACTGGAAACAACAGTGCGCGCGCCTGGGGCTACACATCATGGTGGCGTTTGACACCGTGGTTTACGACAGCGCCGCCGAACAGCAGTTGTTTTCAAAACTCAGTCTATTGCTGGAGTCGCAACGGCCCCACTTTACCGCGCTGATGCGCAGCCGCCTGCAAGAACGCCGTGAGCTGACCGACGCGGCCTGCGCCTGTATCGCCGATCTGCTGATCGACGCCGCCGCGCTGCAACGGCGCAGCCTGGTGGAGGCTTCCGACAATGCCGCCAACAAGGCCGTCGTCGATCAATTGCGCGATGCCGTGCGCGCGGCCGAACAACGCTGCGTGACCGATCTGCTGGCCCTGTTTCGCTTTGAACTGGGGACTCACCATCCGCCCGAACTGCCCTTGCAGCATGGCCGCTGGGCGCAGGACATGTTTGATCCCGAAGCCCTCAAGCTGCTGGGCATCGACGCCGGCTCGATGGCGGTCAAGGGGGCGCTGGCAGGTCTGACGATCGACGCCGCACTCGGCGGCGCCAGTCTCGGCACCGGCGCGCTCATCGGTGCCGGTCTGGGCACCCTGTGGAGCGCCGCCCAGCGCTGGAGCAAACCGCTGATTGACCAATGGCGCGGCTATCAAACCTATTCTTTGCAGGACACCACGCTGGCGCTGATCGCCAACCGCCAGATTCAGCTTCTCGCCGCGCTGCTCAGACGCGGCCACGCCAGTCTGCAAGTGCTGCGCACCCAGGACCAGCAAGGATGGCCGTCCGATGCGGTCAAAACCGCAACCGCGCGCTTTGCCAGTGTGGCGCAGTGGTCGCGCCTGAACGGTGATGCCGACTACCAAAGCCCGCCAGCGAGCCTCCGGCAAGCCCTGATTGATGCCCTGCGCGATGCGTTGCCGGTGCACGCAGCCCCCCCTGAACCCTGA
- a CDS encoding isovaleryl-CoA dehydrogenase, producing MDERFLTHEVENQPPPLGAYNAWRTDTALQDAVRSQGGGWAESALDAFGAVAGDELMALGYTANENKPKLRAFDRFGHRIDEVEFHPAYHRVMQLGMQHGVHAFAWRHAERSGAHVARAALSYLHAQAESGTGCPLTMTHAAVPTLRHAPQLASAWLPKITATDYDPRLLPFVQKNACTIGMGMTEKQGGSDVRANSSFAERQSDGSYRIVGHKWFFSAPMSDAWLVLAYTEAGITCFLMPKLLPDGARNAIHIQRLKDKLGDWSNASSEVEFHGAWAQRVGDEGRGVATILEMVALTRLDCMIGSSALMRQATVQAIHHTQHRHSFGKRLADHALMRNVLADLALESEASVALTMRVARAVDASARDASEAALARIATAIGKYWICKRAPPMVNEAQECLGGAGYIEESNLARLYRQAPLNSIWEGCGNIQCLDVLRALHKEPETRDALFDELELARGGHPDLDQEIRWLTTALGDRNTLELRSRLVVERMALALQAATLIQAGQREVADTFCATRLGGEHGLNYGTLPAQAPLDRLWQRAAIGG from the coding sequence ATGGACGAGCGCTTTTTGACCCACGAAGTTGAAAACCAGCCGCCGCCACTGGGCGCTTACAACGCCTGGCGCACCGATACCGCGCTGCAAGACGCCGTGCGCAGCCAAGGCGGCGGCTGGGCCGAAAGCGCGCTCGATGCCTTTGGCGCAGTGGCCGGTGATGAGCTGATGGCGCTGGGCTACACCGCCAACGAAAACAAACCCAAACTGCGCGCGTTTGACCGCTTTGGTCATCGGATTGACGAGGTTGAGTTTCACCCCGCCTATCACCGCGTGATGCAACTGGGAATGCAGCACGGCGTGCACGCCTTTGCCTGGCGCCATGCCGAGCGCAGCGGTGCGCATGTGGCTCGCGCGGCGTTGTCATACCTGCACGCGCAGGCCGAATCCGGCACGGGCTGTCCGTTGACGATGACCCACGCCGCCGTGCCCACGCTGCGCCACGCGCCGCAGCTGGCCAGTGCCTGGCTGCCCAAGATCACCGCCACCGACTACGATCCGCGACTGCTGCCGTTTGTGCAAAAAAACGCCTGCACCATCGGCATGGGCATGACCGAAAAACAAGGCGGCTCCGACGTGCGCGCCAACAGCAGCTTTGCCGAACGACAAAGTGATGGCAGCTATCGCATCGTTGGCCACAAATGGTTTTTTTCCGCGCCGATGTCGGATGCCTGGCTGGTGCTGGCCTATACCGAGGCCGGTATCACCTGCTTTCTGATGCCCAAACTGCTGCCGGACGGCGCGCGCAATGCCATTCATATTCAGCGGCTCAAAGACAAACTCGGGGACTGGAGCAACGCCTCCTCCGAGGTCGAGTTTCACGGCGCCTGGGCGCAGCGCGTGGGCGACGAAGGGCGCGGGGTGGCCACGATTTTAGAAATGGTGGCGCTCACCCGGCTGGACTGCATGATCGGTTCCAGTGCCTTGATGCGTCAGGCCACGGTGCAGGCGATCCACCATACCCAGCACCGTCACAGCTTTGGCAAACGGCTGGCCGATCACGCCCTGATGCGCAATGTGCTGGCCGATCTGGCGCTGGAATCCGAGGCCAGCGTGGCGCTGACGATGCGCGTGGCGCGCGCAGTGGACGCCAGCGCGCGCGATGCCAGCGAAGCCGCGCTGGCGCGCATTGCCACGGCCATTGGCAAATACTGGATCTGCAAGCGCGCGCCGCCGATGGTCAACGAAGCCCAGGAGTGTCTGGGCGGCGCGGGCTACATCGAAGAAAGCAATCTTGCGCGCCTGTATCGGCAAGCGCCGCTGAACTCCATCTGGGAAGGTTGCGGCAACATCCAATGCCTGGATGTGCTGCGCGCGCTGCACAAAGAGCCGGAAACCCGCGATGCCCTGTTTGACGAACTCGAACTGGCGCGCGGTGGGCATCCCGATCTGGATCAGGAAATCCGCTGGCTCACCACCGCGCTGGGGGATCGCAATACGCTGGAGCTGCGCAGCCGCCTGGTGGTGGAGCGCATGGCGCTGGCGTTGCAGGCCGCCACGCTGATCCAGGCCGGTCAGCGCGAGGTTGCCGATACCTTTTGTGCCACCCGTCTGGGCGGTGAGCATGGCCTGAACTACGGCACGCTGCCGGCTCAGGCGCCGCTCGATCGGTTGTGGCAGCGCGCGGCCATCGGCGGATGA
- a CDS encoding inorganic phosphate transporter, which translates to MASWEKILKMRDGASLAGQLIRLGLSLLFIAGAALYTHLSFDGINFSLVVAAGFGAYMALNIGASDVSNNVGPAVGARAISLFWAIVIAAIFEALGAIVAGGDVVGTIKGGIIDPAQIEDANTFVWLMMAALLAGALWLHLATWMGAPVSTTHSIVGGVLGAGIAAGGWGIANWHTMGVIASSWLTSPLLGGMIAAGLLYAIKRTITYQADVMDAACRRVPVLLGLMGWAFISYLLLKGLKAKLDLGLPTSVLLGLAGGGLILWITRARLAGKNHCPPEQERDRVNQMFGVPLMFAAALLSFAHGSNDVANAIGPLAAIYDTIAHAAISDSAAVPMWILVIGAVGLVIGLALYGPKLIHTVGTEITEMDPLRAYCIAMSAAITVILCSQLGLPVSTTHVTIGAVFGVGFLREYLKANYHRIIQEIKRHHRAQEADLSELEDFLRRFETAALPEKTDMLKRLKEQTKAGEGPMSGKQRKRLRKVHRKHLVKRSIVRRMIAAWIITVPASALMAAFIFYAIRGAMLP; encoded by the coding sequence ATGGCTTCTTGGGAAAAGATTTTGAAGATGCGTGACGGTGCCTCGCTGGCCGGGCAGTTGATCCGTCTGGGGCTGTCGCTGTTGTTCATTGCGGGTGCTGCGCTGTACACCCACCTGAGCTTTGACGGCATCAATTTTTCGCTGGTGGTGGCGGCGGGGTTTGGCGCGTACATGGCGCTCAATATCGGCGCCTCCGACGTTTCCAATAACGTCGGCCCGGCGGTGGGCGCGCGCGCGATCTCGCTGTTCTGGGCGATTGTCATCGCCGCCATCTTTGAAGCCCTGGGCGCGATCGTGGCCGGTGGTGATGTCGTCGGCACGATCAAGGGCGGCATCATTGACCCGGCACAAATCGAGGATGCCAACACCTTTGTCTGGTTGATGATGGCGGCGCTTTTGGCGGGGGCACTGTGGCTGCATCTGGCCACATGGATGGGCGCACCGGTGTCCACCACGCACTCGATTGTCGGCGGCGTGCTCGGTGCAGGCATTGCCGCAGGCGGCTGGGGCATTGCCAACTGGCACACGATGGGCGTGATTGCCAGCAGCTGGCTCACTTCGCCGCTGCTGGGCGGGATGATTGCCGCCGGGCTGTTGTACGCCATCAAGCGCACGATCACCTACCAGGCGGATGTGATGGATGCGGCCTGTCGGCGCGTGCCGGTTCTGCTGGGGCTGATGGGCTGGGCGTTCATTTCCTACCTGCTGCTCAAGGGGCTCAAGGCCAAACTGGATTTGGGACTGCCGACCAGTGTGCTGCTGGGCTTGGCCGGCGGCGGGTTGATCTTGTGGATCACGCGCGCGCGCCTGGCTGGAAAAAATCACTGCCCGCCGGAGCAGGAACGTGATCGCGTCAATCAGATGTTCGGCGTGCCGCTGATGTTTGCCGCAGCCCTGCTGAGCTTCGCGCATGGCTCCAATGATGTCGCCAACGCCATCGGCCCGCTGGCGGCGATTTACGACACCATCGCCCACGCAGCGATCAGCGACAGCGCCGCAGTGCCGATGTGGATTCTGGTCATCGGTGCGGTGGGGCTGGTCATTGGTCTGGCGCTGTATGGCCCCAAGCTGATTCACACCGTTGGCACCGAAATCACTGAAATGGACCCGCTGCGCGCGTACTGCATCGCCATGTCGGCGGCGATTACGGTGATTCTCTGCTCCCAGCTGGGACTGCCGGTGAGTACCACGCATGTGACCATCGGTGCGGTGTTTGGCGTGGGTTTTCTGCGCGAGTATTTAAAAGCCAACTATCACCGCATCATCCAGGAAATCAAACGCCATCACCGCGCGCAAGAAGCCGATTTGTCCGAGTTGGAAGATTTTCTGCGCCGCTTTGAAACCGCCGCGTTGCCGGAAAAAACCGACATGCTCAAGCGGCTCAAGGAGCAGACCAAGGCCGGTGAAGGGCCGATGTCGGGCAAGCAGCGCAAGCGTCTGCGCAAGGTGCACCGCAAGCATCTGGTCAAACGCTCGATCGTCCGGCGCATGATTGCCGCCTGGATCATCACCGTTCCGGCTTCGGCGCTGATGGCGGCATTCATCTTTTACGCCATTCGCGGCGCGATGCTGCCGTAG